The genomic window CtccttttttacttcttttattttttccctcagcaCTATTTCATGCTCAAAGGCAGGGAAGAACTTAGTTGTGAAAAAGGTTTGCATCTGACACCTCCACAGACTCAATAGCTCGTCTTGTTCATCTTTGTCTTCTTTTGCTTCATCTGCAACATGTAAATTAAACATGTTTATTTAGCAGGGCACTTCAGTTTCAAATGTGGTTTGGACTACAGTCTTTCAGCTCTGATACTCTGCAAGGGGAAAATCTGACTTCTGCATGGTACAGAAGATGAAAGGTGTGAGACACTTTGAACTGAAAGCAGGTGGCCCTTTTGTGAGGCTTCAGTGATTTGGCCCTTGAAATGGCACAAAAAGACAATGAACTCTTCCCTTTAATCCTGTGATAAGGGTCTTCTGCAGTAACCTGATGACAGTTCAGTATCTGTGACTCCTgtgcacagggaaagggaggaacaAACATGACCACCTGAAAGGACAGAGGTGTGTGCCAGTGTCCCTTGTCATGTCGGAAAACAGGCCAGGAAACAGGCCAGGCCCAGGTGATGGGCCCTGAACAAAGTTTTTCAGATGTGTAACTTTTCAGCCATCAGATTTCAGCAAAAGAGCTGATGACTACAGAGATCCTTGTCTACCTTTGTCCTTGGATTTGAGTTCAGTATCAGCAGAAAACATttaacaaatacaaaaaaacaacccagatGAGATCTGCTAATCAGCTGGAAGGAAGATGGTACAAAAATCTAGGACCTTCAACATACCAAAGTGCTCTTACTGACATCTCTTCTGCATGAATGTTGGCCTGTCCTAACATAAGGCCTCTTATCCCAGCTAGTGGTGGCACACCACTAATAATAATTCTTATATTAAGTAAAAGAAGCAGGACATAGCAGTAATGCATTTTATTGTCCAGGACACTCCACAGACAGGCTTGCAGCTTGAGCTTCAATAGAGTAAATACAAATTACAGCTTATAGATGCCCTACAaataaaatgcagcattttaaaattgagGAAACTATGTAAGTTGGTCCTTAAATGTCTCATTTAATaatgaagttttattttcttatttttaaaaatacttaaaagttTTTTACAAATCTTTCTCCAGAATTAATGCTCATTTACTGCCCTCTTGTGACAAGCTGAAATCTGCATATACAATTAAAACTTCACAATGCAAGAGCTACAAgagatttgtgtgtgtgtgttaagtTCTAAAACAGGAGGACTGTTTTATCTGTCAATTCCTTTTCTGGACAGgaatcctgttcttcttttACATCCTCATTGGGCAATGACACATCATATTTGCTTTCTCCAGGAGTTGTGGGAAATGAGGGAAGAGTTTCTGATAttgcaaataaagaaaattaaaactacTCAGCCTTTAATTCTGTGCGTGAAATACCAAGTTTGATCTTCTGCACAAATACAGATTGTCATCTGACCTGACAGCCAGACCTGTggttaaaatatttaagaaatgaTGAAAAGTTTGTTTCTAATGAAGGCACAATGCAGAGTTCAATCTCCTGTTTCCATGCCCAAATGAGTGGGATGGAACAGGAAGAACTAAGGTTTAAAAAGcctttaaagttatttttaaggaaaaagtgATAGCTTCTAATTAAAAAGCACAGAAGATTCAGAGATTTCAACTTGCCCAGCTGTGTACAGCAGGTATGGAAAGCTAAACATAAACCTTGTCATAATTGCCATACTGAATGGAGCTGCCCTCTGTAACTGCAATACATCAGCTGTTTCCATGATCAGTTCCTGTTTAATTGTTTTGGAAGTTGCAGAAAAAGTGAATCTCCTCTAGCCACTTTGTAGGTTTATAGCCACTTTATACAGTACTCACCCAGTAGAGAAGGTGGACAAGCAAGCTGTGTGCCTTCACAAGGTCTCGGTGGCTGGCAAGAAGTTTTAAATTCAGTTACTAAATGTCTGTGTTCAAATTACAAAGTGAAATCCCAAGTCCCTTTGAGTCATGCAAATTCCCATCTACAAAGCATTCTGCCAACCAAATGCATCCTGCAATCATGCCTATCTCAAAACATTTAAACTGCAGGGATGTTTCACCTTTTCAAGTACCACCAGGTAACATTTTACCTTTGATACCAGCCAGGCAAGTAGGATTATCCTATTTCAGAGCTAGGGAAAGACAGCCTTATAGAGAATGAAAGCTCCTGTTTTTTGACCTGTTCCTCTGTTCTTACATGTTGCTCTACATATTGTTCATCTATTGTTCATCTGCTCCTGAGCATACAGTTCAGTGGCCTCAGAAATGTCATCACTTATGTCTGTACCAATTACACTCCTGCTGTAGGTGCACTAATGAAATGTAATGCAAGAATTTTACCCGCAGTACATTtaaattaagatttttctttttgtttctttactaTTTTAACTGGACCACTTCACTGTACAACTGTGTCACTGCTTGCAGTGATGAAATGGAATGGGGTCCATAGGGTGGGAACAACTGGCCAAAGAATGGGAAGTGGTGGTGTACAGTGGCACTACTGGCCTACAGAGGCTGTGAAATTATGTGTTTGTGAATACTCTTTGAATTAACAAAAATACTTTCATCTTGTGCATAATTCCAAACAATAACAATTCTAATTCATGCCTTCAACTACTCTGTTTACCCAAATTGCACCAGTGTCACAGGCAGCATCTTACAACCTATAAAATTCTTATTCAGAAGtttagcaaaaagaaaaagaggacagCTTAACTGCTGGCAAACAGCAAGGCTTGCTACATACAACAGAATGCCGTTTTTACAGGACAATTTTAGACATTCAGCTTAATGCAGGAGAGACAGATCTTTCACCAGCCAACCAATCTGTCAGTTCCCCTTCAGAAGTACTCTGTGTATATATAGTCATCTAGGAAAATGTGCAAATGTGCTAAAATTGCCTATGCTGATGTTACAATTTAAGGTAccaacaaagagaaaaagcagaaggacCCAATCCAATGATTGTTtatggaaaaagaagaaattggtTTCCACAGACAGGAAACAGAACATTTGCAGGGCCTGACTTCGCCCTCTAAGTGGACACACAGTAACACTCAACAGGTCTGCATCAACTTTACCTGGGGCAGAGAACATTCTGGGAGAGACACAGCTGAAGTTTTCCTGGAGAACTCCTTGATTTCAATGCTACTTCTTTTCTGATCATCTTGAGCTGCTTTCTCCAGGATCATATCCTCAGTAACATACACCAATGCACATTCAAGAAGAGCTtcaaaaaattccagaaaaaccaTCTAGAGTAAAACAAATGCAGTGGTAAATTAGTTCCTTTTTACAAAATCTCTTCATTAACAGGCCTAGGTACCTGAGCAAGCAAAGAACTCAGAAGTGCTAGTGAAGTCTCTCTGGCCTCATTTATCCAGTCAAACATCCcttcttctgaagaaaaattgGAAACAGCCAAAGCTTAAAAAATTCAGGAGGGGATATGATCTGTTACACTTTATATAAGTCATATTGAGCTAAAACACTgcactggtttttgtttttaaagcaatttaaaTTGTTCCTGTAGCAAtgaactgtggggttttttccatacACACCTCCAGATCCAGGTTGACACCACTGATATGAGGTAGGGAGGCACCAACTTTGACAAATATTCCCACAACTCTTGAAGCAGTTAATTGTTCATTGAGAAGTTTAAAATCCTGGGTAAGAATAAATGTTACGTGTTAACAGCACTTAAGGCATTCCCCACATGGACCTAATCTCCCTCCCTTTCAAGCCTGTGCCAAAATTTCTAGTGGTTTCAAATGATGCTTCCACATACGTCATTAACAAAGAGTGAAATTCTAGTCCTACTGAAGCCTGTGGGAATTTTCCCTAGACTGCAAAAGCAGTGTTACAAAAGAACTTGTGAAAGCtcataaacaaaaatatttaaaaattacagtttttccatttgatttttcttcatgaaaaatTGCTTGGATTGATAAAGTGACGGTACCCAAACCCCTGGCATATCAGTGGGAATTGTTCTCTACCTTCATAGTAATCTTGATCTGTCCCAAATTACTGAATTGTAGTAAACAACCTCATGTTCTTCTTGTAATAAATACATTATTGAAATGGTTTACTGTGTTACTTCAATAGCTGTCAGTCTGAGTTCTAACAATAGAACATGTTCCTATATACATTTTATagagggggcagagggagaCACAGTGGGGAccagcaaaaatatttctattcttTAAACACATTTGTCTAGGATTTGATTATATGAAATTATAAAGTACAAAATTAGAATTCAATCCTGAAAAAGTGCATAAATAATAGTAAATAACAGTAGAACAACTGTTCCTTTACTGTTCCTTGAACAGCTTGCACAAATAACCTCACTCCTACTTTTCAACTGTGCAGAAGCCACAGGGACTATTTTAAAAGGCTCATACAAACTGAACAAAGAAAGCACATCTAAtcacacagaacaaaaaaaaaattagattattACAGCCAACATCCAGAGGAATTGCCTCATCTTCACTGTGGGTTCAAATGGAGGCCTGGAATGCGGTCTACAAAAATCTCTGTATATTTCCCAGCATTTGTCAATGTAGCTCATGGCAAAAGATGTGAATTTTTCACCAGAAAATAAGAGACCTTTCAAAatgaattggggaaaaaataacagttACAATAAAACTGTAATGCATGTGGTACTAATTAATGAATTCTGCACAGAAAAAATAGCATTGCTTACCTTGGACACAACAGGCAGAGGGCAGAACATTCCTGGACATCATTTTTAAGAAACACTTACAGAGATGAGGAACTTCGTCTCTAGagttgaaacaaaaatattcttatcAAGGAAGGTTCAAGCTGATTACACTGAAATAAATTTCACTAAAAGATGAAACTTACTTGTACTCTTCATGATAGATATGAAATGCCAGGTGAACAAGGTAGGATAAAAATGTTCTGAACACCAATACCTCATGTGGACAATGTATACTCTCAAATGATTTATCacctaaaaaattaaaaagaacaaaTCTCTACTGTTCTCATGTACATTAAAATGCTTATAGGCATATTGACTTGTCAGCCCTTCTTATCCTCTCCATCTCCACCTGTCACAGTGTAACACCACTCCTGGAAGACTCTGACCAGACAACACAGCACTTCCAAATAAAGGTCAAGGGAGAACTGTCCACCTATAGCTGGATCTTGGACCATTCTCTTTCTAGAAATGCACCCACTCAGCATATATAGAAATAAAAGGGGATTCAAAGCTGGAGTTAAACCCTTCACATACTAAGGACACTGTAAGTCTAAAGGGAATTGATTGATTAACTGGCtctatggaagaaaaaaaaccccattctaCATGCAAACCAAAGTCAAgaacactgagaaaaaaaattgtttctccTACTTCTCTCTCTCTTAAAACTGTAATAGTAATGGCAAGACCAGGGGTGAATACATATTTTGAACAGATGGCTCTTCAGTGCAATTTTTTATGTTGTATTTTGATTTCGTATTTTCTCACCTAAGGACCAGAAGTGCCCAGAGATGTGTAAATTCATCCTCTCACAACTCACAGGCACAGAGGTACTGACTCAGGGCCACAActcccagagctgagctgccaGGAGACCTTGCCACCCCAACTCTCCACAGCTTACTATTAAAATTCTTTCATTCTAGACCCGGATCAGGAGGAATACAAACCTCTCAACAGCCGATCCATTTCAGCCAGAGTtagggaggagaaaggaaactcGCAGTCCTTCAGAAACCTCCAAAACTGCAGCTTAGTCAGGGTGTAAGTGTTGTCAGGAGAATGACCGTAGCCTAAGACACTGTAGAAGTGGTAggcttttttcagttttgaaataTGCATCAACACAGCCAATTCTACCTAAATAAAGCAGGATATGTTTTCAGCATCATCTCAAAGCAAGCAGAGATCAGTTTGTACTGATCCTGTAACAAGGCAGATAATTATTTGACCTTGCAACTTAGAAGAGCATATCCCTGGCTAAGTGTTCACAAAAGCATTACTCAAAAGTAGTTTTAATACATGGGTTTTGGTGactgataaaaataaattattctctGAAAGCAGACAAACCTCAGAGTACCTAAAGCTGGTTGCCCAATGCCTTTCCAGATATATTAACCTATTTTTAATTGGCCTTTTTTAGTGGAAGCTCAGAAGAGgcaattaattctttttttttaattgcctatttttttttgcttttctgttttcatggcCTTCAGATTTTTGAATAATTGTTTAATGGAAAGAGTTACTTTAACACAAATaaaccagaaataaaataatatgaaaCACAATACAAGGGAAAACTGCAAGTATTAAACAGTAGACTCTTACTTGTTTCACTTCTTCCTCTCTGTCTTCCACTGGCAACAACTCAAGCAGTAAAGATATATCCAATTCAGTATCTGATTTCAGAATAGAAGTCTCTCCCAAGGTATTAATGATTATGGTCTTCTCTATCATGCAAATAAAATAAGTTAGAACAAACTAAAACAAGGTTTaatacatatacacacaaaaaaccaaaacatgtaTTATTCCTTCTTATATTACTGACTTGGAACAACAAATTCCTTCATAGTGAGGAGCAGAGATTTCATAACCAACAGCACAACAACTGAAGAGCAATTTTGTCAAATCAACCTCTAACCAAAAGGAAATGCAGATAagctgtgaaactttcagaCAGCAGTGTTCCATCCATTACAAGATGTGGTGTGCATGTGTCACTCCACTCCAAGTGTCACTCACAGGAAATGCAGCATGGAAGCAAAAACCATGACCTCCATTTTTATCTAAGTTCTTTGAAGAAATATGTCTGATTCTTGAGTATGTACAAACAGTTTCATGTTACAGAAAACGGAACAACAAAATGTGAACTGAGTAAAATTTGTTTTGTTAAGCAAAGTTAAgtaaaattttgttttgctCACTAGTGCCAGAACACCTTCTTGTGCCAGTGGCTCTCTTTTTGGCTTTCACAGCAGCCCCTTGATGAGCAGGACATTCCACTGGATGATTGTCTATGAACTCTCCTTGAAACACTTGACCATTCGGGGAGACAAACACACCCTACAGACAGATTAACATAATGTAAAACAAAGATGGTAAAAAGCAACACTGATGCTCCCAGTCCAATTTCCTTTTCAGAATCTTGGCTAAAATGCaatatatgaaataaaatacagaaaaataatttttcctacCCTCTTTTATAATGCATTTTGTCACCCATTAAATAGGTACATTGTTGGGATAAAGAACtgcctatatatatatttgaaaagtatttttccccCATATAGAAGGACTTGCTTGCACTCCTTAGTTTGCATATGTGGCACTCAGAGTTTTTTCAAAAGGCTGTTTTATGTAAGAACCTCTCTGTGCAAAGACAACTTGAAATCCATTAGCTCGCTGTGGAACTGTGAAATTCTGACCAACCACTGCAAAACTCAAGATGCACCTATTGCACTGAAAATCTCCACAGTGAAATGTATGTCTTTGTACACACAAAACACATCTAACCACAGAGTCAACCTGTGTCCTTGGAAATACTCCTACTGCTTTCAGTGGACTCTCTGCCCTTTGTGTGGGGATTCTATCCACACTGCAAACTGAATGTAGTTTGCTGTAAAGAAATCTAGAGATCCTCTATACAGAGCAGAACAGTTTGCTCTGCTGTTGTCTGCACTTTTGTCAATACTCACCTTGCCATGCTTCTTATTCCAAGCCCATTCTCCATTGTACGTTGCTCCACTAGGATATATAACCAAGCCACGTCCATGGCGCTTCCCTTTTACAAAATCCCCGATGTATTCACTCCGCAGAGGATTCTGAGACACATGCATTGCCTTAAAAAACCATGTGTGGGTGCCAAATCCGTGCTGAAAAAAAAGGTGTGTTTAAAAAATAGGTCCAGACTTTGGCAATTCTCTGAAATAAAAGCCCCCAGCTAATGGCTGCAGCACTTCAAAGCAGGCACAGAACTACATCCTACAAAGGTGCATgggagaagcacccagaggatACACTGCATCGACACATAGTTGAGCAAGCTCTACCACAGGACTCCTAAAGACACCTGCCCTTCCTCCCTGAATCCTTCTCCCATAGTGCTGAACAGCCAGGTGAGGAACACCATGCCACAGAGCCAGGATGTTACACAAGCTGGACTCCTTGACAATTTTAAGCAGAGTGAAAAGACAGAGCAAGTAGCTCACATTCTTTTTGAAACAGAATAATAAATGGAAGGAACTGAAAATGCCACAAAATTGTCTTCCATCATAAAACTTTTCCAAGAGGGAACAGTATGGTCTAGTATTTTACAGGTGACACAGAAATAAACTGCCACATATACCTACTGCTGAAGTCATAGCTCAAGCTAAGTCACAAACActtctttacctttttttttaattgaaaaatgtttatattttccACTAGGAATTAAATTTTGATTTTATAAGACTAAATCAAAGCCTTCTAACAATTTGAATATTGCTAACATGAGAATCAATTTACAATAAAGAACATGTTTCTGCTATCTCAACTGGCAAAAATCGTACAAAGCTCCTTTGATATTGCACAAAACTCCCTACTTAGCTTTCCTAGAGTAGTGGGCAGATGCTGAACTAAAGAAAGGTTTCTGGGGAAGAAATGAATACCTGTATGCCACACACCCACTGTCCTGTATACTCTTGATTAGCTGCCAGCCATGTCATTTTTCCATGTCCATGTCGTAGATTTTTCTTCCACTGACCTACATAGGTATTTCCAGACCTGTAGCTGCAAAAAACCAACTAAAGTTAATTCATACTAAATTCTATGCTGATCTTATGAAAGGTTTATGTGAAACCTCGTTGCTAATAAATTTAGAATTTATTAAGGCTAAATATAAGCATTAAATTGAAAATTGACTCACTATGACATGGATACAGAGGTTTGAGTAGCCACTGCTTACCTcctatttttaatttagaaatcACTAAAAATATTAACCAGCTCCTTTTCCCAAAAAGTCTTTGCCATAGCtattaaaaacatttgtttATATGTAACTCTATAGATAAGTCATTTACTCATAAGGCACCTCCATCTGCTCAAATCAACTGAgtgtgtttggttttaaatCTTGAATTGTGGTTAACCACAGCTGATTTGGGATTTTGTCTTTAGCTATTTTGTGCAAATAGTCAGTAGAAATACTGCACataaaaataaacttaaaaGAAAGTTGGTTTTGTTATCACAAAGCACTTTGTACATTTTTTATTCCACTGCAAAAGGTACACACTACTATGAAATGACAGCATTTGTACCCCTTTTAAACAACACAAGAAACTGTAACAtaagacacataaaataaaaaatgtgagGGTAAGAACAAGTGTTATCATATTTACCGTCTCAATCCCTGTCCTTCTCTGACATTATTTACCCATTCACCTGAATACCAGGAGTTATGTTCCTCATCATAATAAATTACACCCTGAAACAAAGAGTTTAGTCAATTTAAATACCTAAATATTCATCTACATGAATAAAACACCACATACAAATTATAGGACACTTGTAATCACGTTCTAATACTTAGAGTCACTTTGATTCACTGTACTGAAAGCAACTGAAGGGAtacaattaaatttaaaaagcaagctCTTTTGATTAATATTAGGTAAGACCTTAGAAAACACTAAGtgttcaaaagaaaaatcctaTTACATTACATCAAAGTCTACAATGTTTTACAAACCCCTTGGAAATACTTTAAGAGAGCTAACCTTGGCATCTTAATTACAGTACTCACTCTGAGGTAGATCAGTTTTCTGACCCATTCAGAATTTTACTTCCAACAGTAGGTCTACAGTATTAACTGTATTCACAACCTCAGAAAAACTCCCTAGGAGAAACAAATCTCCACAGAGCATAAGACCATGCAACAGAACAAAATACTTTTGCAAAATCTTTGCACAGTAACACTTGCTAGTTTTGAAGGCATCACCCGAGCCCACCCTCTCATTTAGTTGTTACTGACCTTTCCATGTCTTTTGCCATTGCACCAATCACCATGGTAAGAAATTGGACGAGTACCACTCCTAAAAAATCCATATCCATGCCTAAGTCCATCTTTGATTGATCCTTCGTAAACACTGCCATCACTCCAGGTATAACGGCCACCAAGCATCTGCACATTCTTAATAAATGTTCCCTGAAAGATTAAATTACAACGTTAAAAGCTAAGACTCTCTGTTCCCCAGCTTCCTGGGACAAGTCAGGCTTGTGATTGAAATTCCTGTCACAGCTCCGCAGTTACCACCTGTACTGTACCAATTACTGCAACTTATCTACTTTCCTTCAATTTGCACATCTAACTGGCTGCAACTGTGTTCACTTATACCTTAAATTGTACTTTACCTCGTACTTTACTCCATCAGCCCATGTGTAAGTCCCTTGTCCATCCATACGTCCTTCAGAAAACAGACCCTTCAAAATGAAGAGAATAGCATCATTTGCAGATTTATTCTTACCCCAGCTGGAGCCTACAGCAACTGTAAGATTTCAAAAGAATGACATGTTAATTCCCCTCCAACTACTGGTTTCAAATCAAGAGTTTTAATGCCAGAAACTAACAGAGCTTTCAATGCTTCTCAGTGCTCTTGAGAGAGAACTTATTCCAttactacctttttttttatatttatacacTCACCTTGTATGTATTTCCTCCCTCAAAACATATAAATCCTTCACCCTCATAGAATCCATCAACTTCTTCACCTTCATAgctacaaagaaaacaaattaaagatGAAGATTTCAAGTCACTGCTAATAGATCTAAATCACATATAATAAATGACCTTTGATTTACCCCAGTCTACACAGAGGTCAGCTGTTGCATCTTGTGTAGAATAATGAACTACAAGAAAATTTCCAATTTTTTGAACCTTCCTTGTAATATTCCATGTAATTTTTGTGTTGCCTCAGACCCATAATTCCACcaattaaggaaaaaagtcaCATTGGTAGCATTTACTACCTTACATCCAGGCATGCTGGAATATGAAAATTACATACAGTCCCCTTGAAATACAAAAGGATTTTGTTAACATTGCCATTCACCTGCTTGCTCAGTTTTGGATATTCTGAAGGGATATGAGCAGCCCTAAGCAttaaaag from Aphelocoma coerulescens isolate FSJ_1873_10779 chromosome 14, UR_Acoe_1.0, whole genome shotgun sequence includes these protein-coding regions:
- the LOC138118590 gene encoding radial spoke head 10 homolog B-like: MPKGKKKDVKKKDAKKDGKKEAGEKSEESIGPTAESSLTTQPDLQNESVSEETQAIPEAPDKEVEVEEPPVQPVPPFHEEPILAQVIIKSYEGEEVDGFYEGEGFICFEGGNTYKGLFSEGRMDGQGTYTWADGVKYEGTFIKNVQMLGGRYTWSDGSVYEGSIKDGLRHGYGFFRSGTRPISYHGDWCNGKRHGKGVIYYDEEHNSWYSGEWVNNVREGQGLRRYRSGNTYVGQWKKNLRHGHGKMTWLAANQEYTGQWVCGIQHGFGTHTWFFKAMHVSQNPLRSEYIGDFVKGKRHGRGLVIYPSGATYNGEWAWNKKHGKGVFVSPNGQVFQGEFIDNHPVECPAHQGAAVKAKKRATGTRRCSGTKKTIIINTLGETSILKSDTELDISLLLELLPVEDREEEVKQVELAVLMHISKLKKAYHFYSVLGYGHSPDNTYTLTKLQFWRFLKDCEFPFSSLTLAEMDRLLRGDKSFESIHCPHEVLVFRTFLSYLVHLAFHIYHEEYKDEVPHLCKCFLKMMSRNVLPSACCVQGLLFSGEKFTSFAMSYIDKCWEIYRDFCRPHSRPPFEPTVKMRQFLWMLADFKLLNEQLTASRVVGIFVKVGASLPHISGVNLDLEMVFLEFFEALLECALVYVTEDMILEKAAQDDQKRSSIEIKEFSRKTSAVSLPECSLPQPPRPCEGTQLACPPSLLDEAKEDKDEQDELLSLWRCQMQTFFTTKFFPAFEHEIVLREKIKEVKKEDAELAGLRKIQAEELARLIAEKEEAKRREAAAAEKALAELESVKTLKGKPRRGALSKKDTSRRGPSPKRSLLANKEAPKTEPSS